A window of the Chlamydia sp. genome harbors these coding sequences:
- a CDS encoding polyprenyl synthetase family protein, whose product MDYFSVYRSKVEKKLRDSLEDFGKSQSGLREPIEYALLGGGKRIRPLLVCLFADGVRKERDVLDTAIAIEYIHTSTLIADDLPCMDDDDLRRGKPSVHKAFDEASALLASYALIPAAYARIHKNAKILKEKVSFKQEIEDAYEDILKLIELRFGAGGILGGQYEDVFSQDFSEESVLGIIKKKTGALFEIACVAGWLFGGGNRGSVSLVSDFAEHFGVLFQLCDDLADLDQDNKDKKHLNYALLFGKSAAIDLVDQSFHFCIKNLNLLKKEGLRFLDPLEFLCKNVLCRFH is encoded by the coding sequence ATGGATTATTTCAGTGTTTATCGATCGAAAGTGGAAAAAAAACTCCGAGATTCTTTGGAAGATTTTGGCAAATCTCAGAGTGGATTGCGGGAACCCATAGAATATGCTCTTCTGGGAGGAGGAAAGCGTATTCGTCCTTTACTTGTATGTTTATTTGCGGATGGGGTCCGTAAAGAAAGAGATGTGCTGGATACAGCGATTGCTATTGAGTATATCCATACATCTACGCTAATAGCTGATGATCTACCTTGCATGGATGATGATGATCTGCGTAGAGGGAAGCCTTCTGTTCACAAAGCTTTTGATGAAGCTTCCGCTCTTCTTGCTTCATATGCGTTGATTCCTGCAGCTTATGCAAGAATCCATAAGAACGCAAAAATTTTAAAAGAAAAAGTTTCATTCAAGCAGGAAATAGAAGATGCCTATGAAGATATTTTGAAACTCATTGAATTACGGTTTGGTGCTGGAGGAATTTTAGGTGGTCAGTATGAAGATGTGTTTTCTCAAGATTTTTCTGAAGAAAGTGTTCTAGGAATCATTAAAAAGAAAACAGGAGCTCTATTTGAAATAGCGTGCGTAGCTGGATGGCTATTTGGGGGAGGAAATCGAGGGAGCGTGTCTCTGGTTTCTGATTTTGCGGAACATTTTGGTGTTCTGTTTCAGTTATGTGATGATCTTGCCGATCTTGATCAAGATAATAAGGATAAAAAACATTTAAACTATGCGCTGTTATTCGGAAAATCTGCAGCAATAGATTTGGTTGATCAGTCTTTTCACTTTTGTATTAAAAATCTGAATTTATTGAAAAAAGAAGGGTTAAGGTTTTTAGATCCATTAGAATTTTTGTGCAAAAACGTGCTTTGCAGATTTCATTAA
- the rpsD gene encoding 30S ribosomal protein S4 — MARYCGPKNRIARRFGANIFGRGRNPLLRKPNPPGQHGMQRKKKSDYGLQLEEKQKLKACYGMILEKQLVKAYKEVVNKQGNVAQMFLEKFECRLDNIVYRLGFAKTIFAAQQLVSHGHVLVNGKKVDRRSFFVRPGMQVSLKEKSKRLAIVTESLEGKDQSSLPAYLSLDKGAFRGELVVAPEIDQIASQLPLPVNVSVICEFLSHRT, encoded by the coding sequence ATGGCGAGATATTGTGGCCCTAAAAACAGAATAGCGAGACGTTTTGGAGCTAACATCTTTGGAAGAGGTCGAAACCCTTTGCTAAGAAAGCCCAATCCTCCGGGTCAGCACGGCATGCAAAGAAAAAAGAAGTCTGACTATGGTTTACAGTTAGAAGAGAAGCAAAAATTGAAGGCTTGCTATGGGATGATCTTGGAGAAGCAGCTGGTTAAAGCTTATAAAGAGGTCGTGAATAAGCAAGGGAACGTTGCGCAGATGTTCCTAGAGAAGTTTGAATGCCGTTTGGACAATATCGTCTATCGATTAGGCTTTGCTAAGACGATTTTTGCTGCTCAGCAATTGGTTTCTCATGGGCATGTTTTAGTAAACGGGAAGAAAGTAGATAGACGATCGTTCTTTGTTCGTCCCGGTATGCAGGTTTCTTTAAAAGAAAAATCGAAAAGATTAGCTATAGTTACGGAATCTTTAGAGGGTAAGGATCAAAGTTCTCTCCCAGCGTACTTGTCCTTGGATAAGGGAGCTTTCAGAGGAGAGTTGGTAGTCGCTCCAGAAATTGATCAGATTGCTTCTCAGCTTCCTTTACCGGTAAATGTTTCTGTTATTTGTGAGTTTCTATCCCACAGAACCTAA
- a CDS encoding deoxyribonuclease IV, which translates to MFILPPPNESLLGAHTSASGGLHNALYEGRDIGATTVQLFTANQRQWKRRSLTQSMIEQFQTAMDETSLSYIMSHAGYLNNPGAPNPEILEKTRTCMYQEIADCLALGISFVNFHPGAALSDSKENCLDRAISSFSQMAPLFATNPSLVILLETTAGQGSLIGSTFEELAYLVQGLKSQVPIGICLDTCHIFAAGYDISSSEGWEQVLKHFDDVIGLSFLRALHLNDSVFALGKNKDRHAPIGEGCIGEESFRFLMQDPRTQNLPKYLETPGGPDLWVKEIRYLKKAYQG; encoded by the coding sequence ATGTTTATACTTCCTCCTCCTAATGAGTCTTTACTAGGAGCGCATACTTCTGCTTCTGGAGGACTACACAACGCTCTTTATGAAGGGCGTGACATCGGAGCAACGACGGTTCAACTATTTACTGCGAACCAGCGCCAATGGAAACGACGCTCTTTAACACAAAGCATGATTGAGCAGTTTCAAACAGCTATGGACGAAACCTCTTTATCTTACATAATGAGTCACGCTGGCTATTTGAATAATCCAGGAGCTCCCAATCCAGAAATTCTTGAAAAAACACGTACATGCATGTACCAAGAAATAGCCGATTGCTTAGCTTTAGGTATTTCTTTTGTTAACTTTCATCCTGGAGCAGCTCTTTCTGATTCTAAGGAGAATTGTCTTGATCGAGCAATCTCCAGTTTTTCACAAATGGCTCCTCTTTTCGCAACAAATCCCTCGTTGGTTATTCTACTAGAGACAACAGCAGGTCAAGGCTCCTTGATAGGAAGTACTTTTGAAGAGCTTGCCTATCTCGTACAAGGATTAAAATCTCAGGTACCTATCGGTATTTGCTTGGATACCTGTCACATCTTTGCTGCTGGCTACGATATTTCTTCCTCAGAAGGATGGGAACAGGTACTGAAGCATTTCGATGACGTCATTGGGCTCTCTTTTTTAAGAGCCTTACATCTGAATGACTCAGTGTTTGCTCTCGGAAAAAATAAAGACCGCCATGCTCCTATCGGAGAAGGCTGCATAGGCGAAGAAAGCTTTCGTTTTCTCATGCAGGACCCACGCACACAAAATCTTCCTAAATACTTAGAGACTCCTGGTGGTCCTGATTTATGGGTAAAAGAAATTCGCTACCTAAAGAAAGCTTACCAGGGCTAA
- a CDS encoding response regulator transcription factor produces the protein MAEPKHVLLVSENWDLFFQTKELLNPEEYRCTIGQQYKQDLTTDLIVCEYSLLPKDVRAPKSLDGCFVLVLLDFFDEEISIDLLDRGFWFLIRPVTPRILKAAIHSFLSQHSLHSVPESMRFGPNVFYVLKLMVETPAGSVHLTPSESGILKRLLLNKGQLCLRKHLLEEIKNHAKAIVARNVDVHIASLRKKLGAYGDKIITVRGVGYLFSDEDQDKKGSQEDTKLS, from the coding sequence ATGGCAGAGCCTAAACATGTATTGCTAGTAAGCGAAAATTGGGATTTGTTTTTTCAAACTAAAGAATTGCTGAATCCTGAAGAATATCGATGCACAATTGGTCAGCAATATAAACAAGATTTGACAACCGATCTTATTGTTTGCGAATACTCTTTACTTCCTAAAGATGTCCGCGCTCCCAAATCATTAGATGGTTGCTTTGTTTTAGTTTTATTAGATTTTTTTGATGAAGAGATTAGTATCGATCTTTTGGATCGAGGTTTTTGGTTTTTAATCCGACCAGTTACTCCTAGAATTTTAAAAGCTGCAATCCACTCTTTTCTGTCTCAACATTCTTTGCATTCTGTTCCTGAAAGCATGCGTTTTGGTCCTAATGTGTTTTATGTCTTAAAATTAATGGTAGAGACGCCAGCGGGAAGTGTTCATTTAACGCCTTCTGAATCAGGTATTTTGAAAAGGCTACTACTGAACAAAGGACAACTGTGTTTGCGAAAACATCTCTTAGAAGAGATTAAGAATCACGCTAAAGCAATTGTAGCGAGAAACGTAGATGTGCATATAGCTTCTTTAAGAAAAAAGTTAGGAGCTTATGGAGATAAGATAATCACTGTGCGCGGTGTTGGATATCTTTTTTCTGATGAAGATCAAGATAAAAAAGGTTCTCAAGAAGATACAAAGCTTTCTTAA
- a CDS encoding LpxA family transferase — MVLAASLFSPEEFLYPEIISRAEFVWSILNLLEETLSSHTFSGIHGHLEEGVYLKNRETIEIQEGAYVESGAYICGPCIIGPYTQVRHGAYIRGGVITGAHCVVGHCSEVKNSYLGHHVKAAHFAYVGDSVLGSWVNLGAGVRCANFRLDSKTIFFRYAGERYDTKRKKLGAFLGSGVSIGCNTVLNPGCYVSSTTRILPNQTIY; from the coding sequence ATGGTTTTAGCAGCCTCTCTATTTTCCCCAGAAGAATTTCTTTATCCAGAAATTATTAGTCGGGCGGAGTTTGTTTGGTCTATTCTTAATCTCCTTGAGGAAACCCTCTCCTCACATACTTTTTCCGGAATTCATGGTCATCTCGAAGAAGGGGTTTATTTAAAAAATAGAGAGACGATTGAGATTCAAGAGGGTGCTTATGTAGAATCTGGGGCCTATATTTGTGGTCCTTGCATTATTGGACCTTATACGCAAGTGCGTCATGGTGCTTACATACGCGGAGGTGTCATCACAGGTGCGCATTGTGTTGTGGGGCATTGTTCTGAGGTCAAAAACAGCTATTTAGGACATCATGTTAAGGCGGCACACTTTGCTTACGTTGGAGACTCTGTTTTGGGTTCTTGGGTGAATTTAGGTGCTGGGGTTCGTTGCGCGAATTTTCGATTAGATAGCAAAACCATTTTCTTTCGTTATGCTGGAGAACGGTATGATACAAAACGAAAAAAACTTGGAGCTTTCTTAGGTAGCGGAGTAAGCATTGGATGTAATACCGTGCTTAACCCTGGATGTTATGTGAGTAGTACTACAAGGATTCTTCCTAATCAAACTATTTATTAG
- a CDS encoding CT620/CT621 family type III secretion system effector: protein MNRINHTQGSSTDYNSTLEAIAKKLSQPDSTTILSQVTQYEQLKAEQEALKALLASFDQRADQQYRNLLKRLEQFEIERKTGRFSEDSRIQEKPISSTQAENQVIAQAVVDSSSATPIFTGIKQSWAARFVQGIHEVLDHILVEDALLTEEERGDLLAIRMDAASLRDKQERLSAEDLRWLFSLSKDVISVLQKASLPGTRQLELIQFLTNIFGSEESLAESFAKVRLDHFQEILSTVKELLTEEEFSIFQDVVDEISYIKHASEIFLSPEYIEAISRVGGYLSSKIVESGLKASYKVDLCQRIAAMYQEQVDAVQTYHNLEQEALSVYSWQHSHFAQVVSLVSSLMQSLSPVSDEERILLNPAMMVSILPTVRAIGISFNSLTKEQQQMINAAVSSLQDQNIDEYLGVLWAHLIIVNCRNDETRLLEGVEESFTEAWSGLSEEFVLTATMRKVLQTCSQQGSVTLTNGENYALFSYDASGREICDEMTLGESFHQILGTMVSVALSEANLFHKERDSFILRANSEKSSILKHITQKESKNQFLTKMQTDLNTGKTVVQTKGVEASPLPSAVASVLIDHYMPKEVLFLEAISARLYYGNFGSNIGNTILEAISSYVNSATYFGFANYIGQPPAAGKTGENIFAGSVDSAKEKLEEEKKQVDIFLKITTDAKTTVTNQQSLVTADTKLSAEQKKSITDELTRYTSILDAISTSLTSLKTHLAPLTIAAVSDVAGVFQVTNGINGTDGTNWRLVLQNLEDTVVSGEAGSAVNVGMFQMQALVHSNQQAYADMGQNFQLELQMHLTSMQQEWMVVATSLQLLNQIYLGLARNLIR from the coding sequence ATGAACCGTATTAACCACACACAAGGATCATCAACGGATTATAATAGCACTCTTGAGGCTATAGCAAAAAAATTATCCCAACCAGATTCTACGACGATCCTATCTCAGGTTACTCAATATGAGCAGCTCAAGGCCGAACAAGAAGCTCTTAAAGCTCTTCTTGCTTCCTTTGATCAAAGAGCGGATCAACAATATCGAAACCTCCTTAAACGTTTAGAACAGTTTGAAATTGAAAGAAAAACGGGACGTTTTTCTGAGGATAGTCGTATCCAAGAAAAACCTATTTCTTCTACACAAGCTGAGAATCAAGTCATTGCACAGGCCGTGGTAGATTCTTCCTCAGCCACACCTATTTTTACTGGGATTAAGCAAAGTTGGGCAGCGCGATTCGTTCAGGGCATCCATGAGGTTCTTGATCACATATTAGTAGAGGATGCCTTGCTAACGGAAGAAGAGCGAGGAGATTTGCTTGCCATCCGTATGGATGCCGCCTCACTACGAGATAAGCAGGAGCGATTATCTGCAGAAGATCTCCGATGGTTATTCTCTCTTTCTAAAGATGTTATTAGTGTTTTACAAAAAGCGTCTTTGCCTGGTACTCGGCAACTAGAGCTTATCCAGTTTTTAACAAATATTTTTGGATCTGAGGAAAGTTTAGCGGAATCTTTTGCTAAAGTTCGATTGGATCATTTCCAAGAGATTCTATCTACAGTTAAAGAGCTTTTGACAGAAGAAGAGTTTTCGATATTTCAAGATGTAGTTGATGAAATCTCCTATATCAAACACGCCAGTGAAATCTTTCTTAGCCCGGAGTATATCGAAGCGATCTCTCGTGTTGGGGGATACCTTTCTTCTAAAATTGTAGAATCAGGGCTAAAAGCTAGTTATAAAGTAGACCTTTGCCAACGGATAGCTGCCATGTACCAAGAACAGGTAGATGCTGTCCAGACATATCACAATTTAGAGCAGGAAGCTTTATCTGTGTATTCCTGGCAACATAGTCACTTTGCACAGGTCGTGTCATTAGTTTCTTCTCTTATGCAGTCATTATCTCCAGTGAGTGACGAGGAGCGTATTTTATTAAACCCCGCTATGATGGTAAGTATTTTACCTACAGTGCGAGCAATAGGTATATCTTTTAATTCTTTAACAAAAGAACAGCAGCAAATGATTAATGCAGCTGTTTCTTCGTTACAGGATCAGAACATAGATGAGTATTTGGGTGTTCTATGGGCGCACTTAATCATCGTGAACTGTCGGAACGATGAGACAAGGTTGTTGGAAGGTGTGGAAGAGAGTTTTACAGAAGCATGGAGCGGATTGAGTGAAGAGTTTGTGTTGACGGCTACTATGCGAAAAGTTTTGCAGACGTGTTCTCAACAAGGATCCGTAACATTAACAAATGGGGAAAATTACGCGCTATTTTCTTATGATGCATCAGGAAGAGAGATCTGTGATGAAATGACTTTAGGAGAAAGTTTTCATCAAATACTAGGGACAATGGTATCTGTTGCACTTTCTGAAGCTAATCTTTTTCATAAAGAAAGGGATAGTTTTATTCTTCGGGCAAATTCTGAGAAAAGCTCTATTCTTAAACATATTACTCAAAAGGAATCAAAGAATCAGTTTCTAACGAAGATGCAGACAGATTTAAATACAGGTAAGACTGTAGTGCAAACCAAAGGAGTAGAAGCTTCTCCTCTCCCTTCTGCTGTAGCCTCTGTATTGATTGATCATTACATGCCAAAAGAAGTGTTATTTTTAGAGGCGATATCTGCGCGTCTTTACTACGGAAATTTCGGCTCTAATATTGGGAATACAATCTTAGAGGCGATTAGTTCGTATGTGAATTCTGCCACGTATTTTGGGTTTGCTAACTACATTGGGCAACCTCCTGCTGCTGGGAAAACAGGAGAGAACATTTTTGCAGGATCTGTAGATAGTGCTAAAGAGAAGCTCGAAGAAGAAAAAAAACAGGTCGATATTTTTCTAAAGATTACTACGGATGCCAAGACTACGGTAACTAATCAACAAAGTCTTGTTACTGCTGATACGAAACTTTCTGCTGAGCAGAAAAAGAGTATAACGGATGAGTTGACACGGTATACAAGTATTCTTGATGCGATCAGTACCTCTTTAACGTCATTAAAGACTCACTTGGCACCACTTACGATAGCGGCTGTTTCTGATGTTGCAGGGGTTTTTCAAGTTACCAATGGTATAAATGGCACAGATGGAACAAACTGGCGTTTGGTTTTACAGAACTTAGAAGATACGGTAGTTTCTGGAGAAGCAGGAAGCGCAGTAAACGTTGGAATGTTCCAAATGCAAGCACTTGTACACTCAAACCAGCAGGCTTATGCAGATATGGGCCAGAATTTTCAGCTAGAGTTACAAATGCATCTTACCTCTATGCAGCAAGAGTGGATGGTTGTTGCAACCTCGCTTCAGCTATTGAATCAAATTTATTTAGGATTAGCTCGTAACTTGATACGATAG
- a CDS encoding FAD-dependent thymidylate synthase, with product MLSKEGDLSPEQRARLSHFVTNLDSPIFALKNLPEVVKGALFSKYSRSTLGLRTLLLKEFLDGEGGDFLDDDRQDCEIGIQKAADFYRRVLDNFGDDSVGELGGAHLALEQVSMLAAKILEDARIGGSPLEKSSRYVYFDQKVNGEYLYYRDPILMTSAFKDVFLDTCDFLFNTYSDLIPRVRSHFEKIYPKDPEVSQSAYTVSLRAKVLDCLRGLLPAATLTNLGFFGNGRFWQNLLHRLQDNNLVEVRNIGEQSLVELMKIIPSFVSRAETHHYHHQAMVDYRRALKEQLKNFAQRYGEEREPSTETGVRLVYGDADGLYKIAAASMFPYSEHTYAELLDICRNISNEELMRILEAGASFRENRRHKSPRGLECAEFAFDITADFGAYRDLQRHRILTQERQLLTTKLGYTLPQQLIDTPMEAPFREAMEKADQTYRLIAEEFPEEAQYVVPLAYNIRWLFHINARGLQWLCELRSQPQGHDSYRQIAIDMAKEVIRFHPAYELFLKFVDYSETDLGRLKQESRKKA from the coding sequence ATGTTGAGCAAAGAAGGGGATTTGTCCCCGGAACAAAGGGCTCGTTTATCGCATTTTGTGACCAATTTAGACTCGCCAATATTCGCTTTGAAAAATCTTCCAGAAGTTGTTAAGGGAGCTTTATTTTCTAAATATTCTCGGTCCACTCTAGGATTGAGAACGCTTCTTTTAAAAGAATTTTTAGATGGAGAAGGTGGGGATTTTCTCGATGATGACAGACAAGATTGTGAGATAGGTATCCAAAAAGCCGCGGATTTTTATCGTCGTGTTTTGGATAATTTTGGGGATGACTCTGTTGGGGAGTTAGGGGGGGCGCATCTTGCTTTGGAGCAAGTATCCATGCTTGCTGCGAAAATACTAGAAGATGCTCGTATTGGAGGGTCTCCTTTAGAAAAGTCTTCTAGATACGTTTATTTCGATCAAAAGGTGAACGGGGAGTATTTATACTACAGAGATCCTATTTTGATGACCTCAGCCTTTAAAGACGTCTTCTTGGATACTTGTGATTTCCTATTCAACACATATTCCGATCTTATCCCACGGGTGCGATCTCATTTTGAAAAAATTTATCCTAAGGATCCTGAAGTTTCTCAATCTGCCTATACAGTCTCTTTGCGAGCAAAGGTTTTAGATTGTTTAAGAGGTTTATTACCTGCAGCAACGCTCACAAATCTTGGTTTTTTTGGTAATGGGCGGTTTTGGCAAAATTTGCTACATCGTTTGCAGGACAATAACTTAGTTGAAGTACGTAATATCGGGGAGCAATCTTTAGTAGAGTTAATGAAGATTATTCCCTCTTTTGTAAGTCGAGCGGAGACTCATCATTATCATCATCAGGCTATGGTGGATTATCGCCGGGCTTTGAAAGAGCAATTAAAAAATTTTGCTCAACGATATGGAGAAGAAAGAGAGCCTTCTACCGAAACTGGTGTTAGACTAGTCTATGGAGATGCTGACGGATTATACAAAATTGCTGCAGCTTCCATGTTCCCTTATTCAGAGCATACTTATGCAGAGCTTTTGGATATTTGTCGTAATATCTCTAATGAGGAACTTATGCGTATTTTAGAAGCAGGAGCTTCTTTCAGGGAAAATCGTCGACATAAGTCTCCTCGAGGGTTGGAATGTGCAGAGTTTGCGTTTGACATCACAGCAGACTTTGGAGCTTATCGGGATTTACAGAGACATCGCATTTTGACTCAAGAAAGGCAGCTTCTAACCACTAAGTTAGGGTATACTTTGCCGCAGCAGTTGATAGATACACCGATGGAAGCTCCTTTTAGAGAAGCTATGGAAAAAGCGGATCAAACCTATCGTTTGATCGCTGAAGAATTTCCAGAGGAAGCTCAGTATGTTGTTCCTTTGGCTTATAATATTCGCTGGCTGTTTCATATTAACGCTAGAGGCCTGCAGTGGCTTTGTGAGTTACGTTCTCAACCACAAGGACATGACAGCTACAGACAGATTGCTATAGATATGGCAAAGGAAGTGATACGATTCCACCCAGCTTACGAGCTATTTTTAAAATTTGTTGATTACTCGGAGACAGACTTAGGAAGGTTGAAACAAGAGTCGCGGAAAAAAGCTTAA
- a CDS encoding rhodanese-related sulfurtransferase: protein MEKNYYALAYYYFGPVSNPQEEIALHKQLFKTMDVSCRIYISEQGINGQFSGYQPDAERYMAWLKQRPDFASIKFKIHHIKENVFPRVTVKYRKELVALGCSVDVTKQGKHISPEEWHEKLQENRCLVLDVRNNYEWKIGHFENAVLPDIETFREFPAYADRLAKEYNPENTPVMMYCTGGIRCELYSALLLEKGFKEVYQLDGGVIAYGLKMGTGKWKGKLFVFDDRMAVPIDEADTHVPPISQCSLCNIESDTYYNCANTDCNNLFICCESCIAKHKGCCSETCSQAPRIRAFSTERGNKPFRRKHLCMATEQKCCLKETEASFV, encoded by the coding sequence ATGGAAAAGAATTATTATGCTCTAGCGTATTACTACTTTGGTCCCGTAAGTAACCCTCAAGAAGAAATTGCTTTACACAAGCAATTATTCAAAACCATGGACGTTTCTTGCCGGATTTATATCTCTGAACAAGGAATTAATGGTCAGTTTAGTGGATATCAGCCGGATGCTGAACGCTATATGGCGTGGTTGAAACAGCGCCCTGATTTTGCTTCAATAAAATTCAAAATTCACCACATCAAAGAGAATGTATTTCCAAGAGTTACTGTGAAATATCGTAAGGAACTCGTGGCTTTAGGATGCTCTGTAGACGTAACGAAACAAGGGAAACACATTTCTCCCGAAGAATGGCATGAAAAACTCCAAGAGAACCGTTGTCTAGTTTTAGACGTGCGCAATAATTACGAATGGAAGATTGGTCATTTTGAAAATGCTGTTCTCCCAGATATAGAAACTTTCCGAGAGTTTCCAGCTTATGCAGATCGTCTTGCTAAAGAGTATAATCCAGAAAATACTCCAGTGATGATGTATTGTACAGGAGGAATCCGTTGCGAATTATATTCCGCTCTTCTTTTGGAAAAAGGGTTTAAAGAGGTTTACCAGCTTGATGGGGGTGTAATCGCCTACGGGTTGAAGATGGGAACAGGAAAGTGGAAAGGTAAGCTATTTGTATTCGACGACAGAATGGCTGTTCCTATTGACGAAGCAGACACCCATGTTCCTCCTATTTCGCAATGTTCATTGTGCAATATAGAATCTGATACCTACTATAACTGTGCTAATACTGACTGTAACAATCTTTTTATTTGCTGCGAATCTTGTATTGCTAAACATAAAGGTTGTTGTTCAGAGACATGTTCCCAAGCTCCTCGTATTCGAGCATTTTCAACAGAAAGAGGAAATAAACCCTTCCGAAGAAAACATCTTTGCATGGCAACAGAACAAAAGTGTTGTTTAAAGGAAACAGAAGCCTCTTTTGTATAA
- the murJ gene encoding murein biosynthesis integral membrane protein MurJ, with amino-acid sequence MRKDDEGSLVRSLFNLLSGTFFSRLTGMLREIIMATYFGADPLVASFWLAFRTIFFLRKLLGGPILGLAFIPHFEFLRAQNLSRAAFFFRSFSRFFCYSAILFTLVIELGLGVWCSCVKGSLFDTLLLTIILLPSGIFLMMYTVNSTLLHCEKKFLSVGLAPSVVNVLWIGTVFLARNCDPRQRIFGLAMVLVIGFVLEWAVTIPGVMKFLGQSREIPKERDSIRALIAPLSLGLLSMGIFQLNLLCDMWLARYINEVGPLYLMYSVRIQQLPVHLFGLGVFTVLLPAISRCVQDNEHQQGYDLLRFSLKLTATVMLVMSMGLLLLALPGVRVLYEHGVFPTTAVHAIVEVLRGYSGSIIPMALAPLVSALFYARRNYKVPMLVGIVSAIANMVLNVLGCVFCKHVAVLAYATSLASWGQLAILWYCAGKSLPTYKGLMWRTVKESGKTVMTTILAAAITIGVNIVTNTTYVVWIHPLTQPVKPLMSFLDQCGVFFAESMLFLVILFGLAKVLRAADLINLTSFQYWKGHQSILRN; translated from the coding sequence ATGAGGAAAGACGATGAAGGGTCGCTAGTGCGCTCGCTATTTAATTTGCTGTCCGGAACATTTTTTAGCCGTCTTACTGGGATGTTGCGTGAGATTATTATGGCTACATATTTTGGCGCAGATCCCTTAGTTGCCTCTTTTTGGCTGGCTTTTCGAACAATCTTTTTTTTAAGAAAACTGCTGGGGGGGCCTATTCTTGGTCTCGCTTTTATTCCACATTTTGAATTTTTGCGTGCACAAAACCTTTCTCGAGCAGCTTTCTTCTTTAGAAGCTTTTCGAGATTCTTTTGTTACAGCGCCATACTATTTACCCTAGTTATAGAATTAGGACTTGGTGTTTGGTGTTCCTGTGTTAAAGGAAGTCTATTTGATACCTTGTTACTAACGATCATATTACTTCCTTCAGGGATTTTTCTGATGATGTACACAGTGAATTCTACACTGTTACATTGTGAAAAGAAGTTTTTAAGTGTAGGACTAGCTCCTTCTGTTGTCAATGTACTGTGGATCGGCACGGTTTTTTTAGCACGAAATTGTGACCCTCGCCAACGTATTTTTGGATTAGCTATGGTTCTCGTTATAGGGTTCGTTTTAGAATGGGCTGTGACGATTCCTGGTGTTATGAAGTTTTTAGGGCAGAGTAGGGAAATTCCTAAGGAGCGGGATAGTATTCGTGCGTTGATCGCTCCGCTTTCTCTAGGATTATTATCTATGGGTATTTTTCAATTGAATCTGCTTTGTGATATGTGGCTAGCAAGATATATCAATGAGGTAGGCCCTTTATATCTTATGTACTCTGTTCGTATACAGCAGCTACCTGTGCATTTATTTGGTCTTGGGGTTTTCACAGTACTTCTTCCGGCTATTTCTCGTTGTGTGCAGGATAACGAACATCAACAAGGATATGACCTTTTAAGGTTTTCTTTGAAGCTTACTGCCACTGTTATGCTCGTTATGTCTATGGGGCTTTTGCTATTGGCTCTTCCTGGTGTACGAGTGCTGTACGAGCATGGTGTTTTCCCAACAACAGCTGTGCATGCCATTGTGGAAGTTCTACGCGGTTATAGTGGAAGTATTATCCCTATGGCACTAGCTCCACTGGTTTCTGCGCTTTTTTATGCAAGAAGAAATTATAAAGTTCCCATGTTGGTGGGGATTGTTTCCGCTATTGCTAACATGGTTCTCAACGTGCTTGGATGCGTGTTTTGTAAGCATGTGGCCGTTTTAGCTTACGCGACTTCATTAGCATCTTGGGGACAATTAGCTATTTTATGGTACTGTGCGGGCAAGAGCTTACCTACTTACAAAGGATTGATGTGGCGTACAGTCAAAGAGAGCGGGAAGACAGTCATGACGACGATTCTAGCGGCTGCTATTACAATTGGAGTGAATATTGTAACAAATACTACGTACGTTGTGTGGATTCATCCATTGACACAGCCTGTGAAACCGTTAATGTCTTTTTTAGATCAATGCGGGGTCTTTTTCGCAGAGTCTATGCTTTTCTTAGTGATTTTGTTTGGGTTGGCTAAGGTATTAAGAGCAGCAGATCTGATCAATCTTACTTCTTTCCAGTACTGGAAGGGGCATCAGTCTATCCTAAGAAACTAG